A window of Amblyomma americanum isolate KBUSLIRL-KWMA unplaced genomic scaffold, ASM5285725v1 scaffold_93, whole genome shotgun sequence genomic DNA:
TTTCCCAGTTCGATTgaacaccttgccgagcggggtgcaattgaagaacccttgcctaaatacTCCGCATTCACAATTACCCCCCACACGACACTTTCctgaactcggatgttttgcctgttttcttttgtgtgtttgtgttttcatgcacagtgcacgtgtctctagttaGGCTAACTgtgccgctgattccgccttgacTGTTCGTgctgaagaggctccagggaagtctcctgccctgtctgcgttttattctctttatttgtttactcgttttggccagcggcgcgcgagtacatgcatctataattcttatctgttccgcagttccgccaccgtctgtttctgtactcgccgccgctctgccttgaggggtgcCTATTcacccctcccgctcctcgttttccatttcttctttctcttttttttctgcccgctctcCACGGCTGCTCGACGGGCAGAGGGAtacagcgcgtttttcttgttctctttatttctctttctccctttcctagtacttttcttttgtgcccatcttctttccagcattcgattgcttgttgctctgttcatgtggcggacatgtgtgccaattccaactccttaagaaggggaggaagatcgctgtaacttcagtcttgagaattCTCAGGCTCTcgctctgtctgtgtgtgtgtgtgtgtgtgtgtgtgtgtgtgtgtgtgtgcgtgtgtgtgtgtgtgtgtgtgtgtgtgtgtggtgtgtgtgtgtgtgtgtgtgtgtgtgtgtgtgtgtgtgtgtgtgtgtgtgtgtgtgtgtgtgtgtgtgtgtgtgtgtgtgtgtgtgtgtgtgtgtgtgtgtgtgtgtgtgtgtgtgtgtgtgtgtgtgtgtgtgtgtgtgtgtgtgtgtgtgtgtgtgtaaaattGAGAagcgcttcatttagacagatttattttgagtcgacgtttcgaacagaacctgtcctttctcaagactgaagttacagcgatctttaTAACCAAATACTCCATATCAGCTAATTGTTTAAGCACTGCGCTGCTTTCATGCAGCTATAATAGGCTACGTTGGTCGCATGATCAAAACACCGAATAGCAATGCATTGACGACACCACGGTGGCGTGGCGTCAACATAGTACGTCGCTGAGGAACAGGCGGGTCATTCCATGGctgatggttggcggtaagcagtagcggtacgcgctatgctaaatgtgtctgatatcttgcgcaggctgtcacaccgtcgcagtatctcgcgctcgagttcggattcaTAAGTAaaggaacgtcactgatcagtgttcccttctgcgccgtcaacgtgacggtgaagcatcgctgcgtcagctgggcgttcacatggttgttgtaaccatgcaaacggtgctgccagcgtaggcatgaacgagttacagagaacaggcaaccatggggtgcaaacttccgccacgtgctaagataggttgttttgattggtcgccctggtTGTGGGAACGGGAACGGGAATCTGCGCGAAAattgagttgagggcagcattttgtttgcttgtattttgaaatttcttcattgaataactcccgttcctatgcatcgattctcgtaattgtttttgagtcagcatctgtgtaaCATAAacaatccatctgaagcgtaaacggcatccgttcaagcggtgtttcgcagccctttTAAATGGAAGGCAGTCCTAAAGACCCCGACAAGTACAACAACCCTAGCAACGCATTTAAGGAGACACCGAGACTTGCACAAGGACAACCAAGAGAAGCGGGACGCACGCGAAAGGCCATCCATGCTCAAGGGGGCAAGCAATTAAGGCAAGTGGTCAACAGCCATTCTGTCGTTCCAgagacggtggcggcgccacgcggcctcttcctgaagcggtgagtcggtgatcgctctgcgcggcgcgtgcgaTCGCAGTGGCTTGCAGCGTAAGATACGCGCCAACTTgagggcggcacgccgtcaagccgagctggctgctacaagagaccctacttcgtcgcaggcacgaatgcgattgcactatcttacagctaaggcacgcaaatatgaacgcgacctctctcggcggaagtggcatgcgtggtacgaacaattttctgcaaaatcctcgaattcctctctctggcgaacattccgtacaatggaacgcggtcgccgttcgactgacgcagcggcaaccgcatgtttcgcggctaacttgtcgccagatgatttcgccaaagaagcagcgcgaaagtttttcccgaaatacgatgctgtaccttcttcagccgctagtttaaatatggcaggcatcccagcgcatgtatatcaaatgctgtctgatgtcgacgtagatggaattgcgtgtccattctctatgcctgagttactggctgcaatagatgatgcgaaacggaaaacagcggtCGGCCCGggcaatattcagtacgaggtgtcaagaacctgagtagcgctgcactacCTCAattacttgacaccataaacaaagtatggttggatggcgtagtgcccgagagctggaaatccgctgtcgtgattcctatcccgaaaccaggaaagcctccgacggacctcgccaacttgcgacctatctccttaactcctacgttgtgcaagctggcggagaaaatgctagccacacgattatCATGGTGGCTAGAgaagcacggtttttatcacccagcacaaatcggctttcgtccatatattggtacagaggacgggttcgctgtcttagcatctgcagttttgtcatctacccgccgccgcaatgtgcgtactgttttagcaatggacgttgaaaaggcatatgataacatcagtcatgcagccattctgaacgcCATTGGCATGCTTCATCTctctctgagagtgcgtagttttgtccaatcatttttggaaggcagaaaatttgcaatacgcctcagcggcgaagcggtcggatcatttgttcctctctgcggcgtgccccagggatcagtattgtcgccgacgttatttaatattgctttcatcccgctggcttggcgcttacatgacatccgtgacataaaatttcttcagtacgctgacgtcatcacggtgtggagtactcaccaagatctccgtactcaggaggctgcccttcaatctgccttggatgttacctgtaattacgcatcatccattggacttcagctatccgtgcataaaacaacatacacatcagacgccaaccgctggggacgccgtacacttgctgcaagtccaatccgcctttgtctatcaggaaccccactacaggaaagtccgagttgtaaaaatccttggcttaatgattcaccaatcaggatcagcgactgcatggctttctcaggcaaaaaggcaagctattcagactttgggtttgattagaagaattgcccctaaaactggtggcgcaggctcgttcgttgcacggcaattggtgagggcagttctgcagccacgtattgtttatcaagcccagtttcaacatcttacaagagcccaatgggatcgccttgaagcagtgaaccgagaggctatgaggaccattacgtgccttccacgcatcacaccggtcatagctttacaagagaatgcgcagctcaataccattgatgagctggtgcagcagtgccgtgaagcgcgcagccttaaggccagtatatcgcactccacgcatgaactgaggacttatgcaacgtcccactccattcttcagccgccaacgccagctcttcccccatggaagtttgtacagctcagcgacaacaagccaacagataatcgccggtcgacatctgctcattcggcatcattgcttcgccagaaatttcagGAACAAGATGTTTGCCTGCCTCAAGGATCCATTGtcgtctacgtagacgcaagcgtacaacaacaacagctatctactgcccgtgcagaccttccctgaatcaaacctctttgTTTCAgtttacggaacccccttcgtcctttgtgctgagctcgttgccgttcaagaagcactctgctctgtggccgacataaatatgctccctgcggcccgcgttgtcatccgcactgacgcccttcaagttgtctgtttgctacgacgtgttaaccgctgtccaacgatatgtcaggacatccaccggctcgcggcacgcatcccgcagccagtacgtattgagtgggtcccacgggatctgctgacctgtcaagggcaggcagatttagcgacccgccttgcgaatcccaaataatcaccgcctcggctccttcatttggacaattttatcctcctttcatcaagaaaggaactcctccggcgccgcacacgtgctctcatccctccgtgtgcggtaattctcccccgcggtcttacccgtgcagaggaggttgcgcttaggaggatccgggtcggggttgccctcacaccagccatcactcgcaAGTGGCcccagtaccgagaattgtttcctcggccagggtgtccgatatgtaaacacgaggacattaaGGCCGACATtcgtcacttactgtgggactgtccAGCTCttaagcctacaaggatccggcacctgatggtatagtaggatacaacttaaaaaaaaagcagttgtcaGCACTGTGCCACGGTTCGCGGCGTCTTGTGTTACTCCGCTAgtcaatcacaacagtaaacgaaatcagctttttaatgtttgactttattaaacgagcCAGCTATCAAAATTTTAGAACTTGCAATTTTTTCTGGTGatttgcttcttgtttaggtagcaagaaaagatttaacaacggactactttcttGCCGTGGAGTAATTCTGTGCAGCGGCCCTGAatatgggcggagcttcactgcagacttaagttgtatccgactatagcaggtctttcaccaagcaacccttcttcatacattgcctggatgcAGGGACCGTACcttcgttctctactggacttcatcaaatcacataacctttttccattcatttaatctctactatatcattcatcacaccttcacccatcattgatgccctggggcaataaattttgctttaaaaaatgagcatattctgttattctacgatgTGCGAACATTCGAAACAGCAAACATGTCGTTTCTACCAAATACGCAAACAGTTCAAAAACCAGTGATTATGTGCATTCTGCAgattggtaacgagtttcagccatGGAATGACCCGCCTGTTCCTCAGCGACGTACTATGTTGACGCCACGCCACCACGGTGTCGTCAATGCATTGCTATTCGGTGTTTTGATCATGCGACCAacgtagcctattacagctgcatgaaagtgCAGTGCTTAAACAATTAGCTGATATGGAGTATTTGGTTATAAaaatcgctgtaacttcagtcttgagaaaggacgtcgactcaaaataaatctgtctaaatgaagcgtttctcaattttacacacacacacacacacacacacacacacacacacacacacacacacacacacacacacacacacacacacacacacacacacacacacacacacacacacacacacacacacacacacacacacacacacacacacacacacacaggcacacgcacacacacacacacacacacacacacgcacgcgcataTATAGAGCGAGAGCCTGAGaattctcaagactgaagttacagcgatcttcctccccttcttgaggagttggaattggcacacatgtctgccacatgaacagagcaacaagcaatcgAACCCTGGAAAGAatatgggcacaaaagaaaagtaCTACACaagggagaaagagaaataaagagaaaaagaaaaacgcgctgtagCCCTCTGCCCGTCGAGCAGCCGTGgagagcgggcagaaaaaaaagagaaagaagaaatggaaaacgaggagcgggaggggtgAATAGgcacccctcaaggcagagcggcagcgagtacagaaacagacggtggcggaatcgcggaacagataagaattatagatgcatgtactcgcgcgccgctggccaaaacgagtaaacaaataaagagaataaaacgcagacagggcaggagacttccctggagcctcttcagcACGAATAgtcaaggcggaatcagcggcacagttagcttaactagagacacgtgcactgtgcatgaaagcacaaacacacaaaagaaaacaggcggcaaaacatccgagttcgggaaagtgtcgtgtgAGGGGTAATTGTGAATGgcggagcatttaggcaagggttcttcaattgcaccccgctcggcaaggtgttccatcgaactgggaagatatgggggggggggggggggggggtgggggggtaaaAAGCTTTGAGTAAGCGGATGGGCGGCGAATCTTGAAAAAGGTGCCGCTGGTAAGAAACGACCGATGTTTGTCAAGCCGGCACTCCTAAACGTCAGCACTGGCCCTGCAAGGGAcggatggaggtcaatacacaagactttcattaatgccgtgaggaattctctcaaatttgtaaataaagtacgcgtctcgcgttgctctctttctcgggtgttgtggaacccaccctgcaggactgttaacttaattgcatcaaatgggtggtttctgtcattaatgtgttttgacaagggaaggttgggtagggataagatatgcacgcggtggttattaaagtgaattcgtagagggttaacggtctgcccaatgtactgcatactgcacacactgcattctaggaggtatattacgttgcaggaatcaatCAAAGTTGTcgttaattttccatttgaagcctgaaacTGTGCACAACTTGATGTTGGTATATGTTTGCAGACCTGGTATCTACTTTTTTCATAGGGTCGACACTTCAAAACTGGCTTGTTGTTTGTTTTTGAATATatttagaatgtttcgaatgtttttggTCTTCTGTAGACTGCaagagggggagcagtgaaaattttgtaGAGGCGCTCGCTTCGTTCGAAAATgtcgaaatgttttctgaggattttgattacgttaggcgggttactggtgaggGTAAGTAAGAGATTTGTCCGGCGATCTGTTTGCTCACTGTATCGatgtccctccagtatttgctctccgTTGAGTTTAGGTGCCCTTTTTATTACATCGTcgacaatggggggggggggggggggggaattctcGCATGCATTTGGaatttttacgaagtcttcatcttgggaacatattcttttaaatcgatgttcCTGAGAGTAtaggatgcttgttttagagtaatgaggatggcagctttggaattGTGTAGGCGTTGTCGACAGttcgtcggttttctatatacaccggtggtaagtgagccttcgtttaccgaaatctcaacatctaggaagttaattgtagtGTGGGAGTACGTGTAAgggaaagatatgttggggtggacgaggttgaagttttcaataaaatgtatgagttcttgctctgtgtcagtccaaattaaaatgatgtcatccaagtagcgtttgtatagggtgggatTAATTggcaggtttcgtgaagcttgggCTTCATCGTGCCGGTTTATCACTGCCCTTCTTGCTAGTGAGGGGatattttttaatgttctctttatgctccgtttgccatctgccatttttgatcgtgccatcttctgggcaagtactatgTTTGCGATCCGAGACAGAAGCAGAAGCGATCACGACCGTAGTTATGCAAACACGCgaaacacacatacacaaagacaAAACACGCTACAGGAGCACCACTAGCGGCACACCTgctataaaagtaaatatttACAAAAATCTATTATCTTTTAGTATGCACCATTTACTTGCCATACACACACGCAAGCAAAAAAATTACGCCATAATGAAGAAAATCGCCAAAGACAACGATAAACAAACCGGCCACCAAACTGCATCCGCCATTTTTAAAAGCCAGGGCACGCGGCACACTTCAGCGCGGCATTTAAACCGCTTTGAGCGGGCTCTCGAGGCCGCACTTCCGCAGGATTGTTCCGGATAGTGCAGTCAatttttctgtgctaaaattCCAAATTAGATTTTTGGGGGGGCCAGGTAGTCCATCAGAGACAGTGTGCTGCCGATAGTGACCCTAAGTCCAACTGCTGTAGAGTTGGACAAGAAACCACCACGCTCGTGGGCGTGAACTTCCCACTCGCAAATGTAAGCCAAAGATGAGAGCAACTTGTCCTCAGAAGGGGAATCCGGACGCAGAACTTCAGCGGGATATCGAGACGTCACAATTTCAATAAGGTCCCTCATCACTCTGGAAGAGGCAAAACATAATATTAGAAAATGACGTGGAACATACTTAGGGAGAATAGTACCCGCAGTCGTACTTTTTTCTTACCCAAAAAAAGTCAGGACAGGCTGAATGCTTCCACAGTGGTGCTCAATCTCGCTCTTGTACAGCTGGAGGCCATTAAGAACGCTGTCACCAAAGAGCTGAAACGGATATGTTACTCTCATTTTTTCGAAGTTGTTCGGCTGTGTGTGGCGTGCAGTGATGCCTGGTATGGCCTGGAGCGTCACGTTGGAGCCATCTAGTTTTAAGGCTTCTCGAACTGGATAGATAGACACCTGAAACAAATaagataacaaaaaaatttcTGCTCTCTATACTGTATTGAGATAAACAAAGCGAGCAAGAATCCGATGTGGCATTGCAACAGACAACGTGCAGCATTTTAAACAGTTAAATAGCACGCACGTTCTTTCACCGACAACGAAAGTATCCAATTTTCTCTAAGCAATAAATATTTTCTTAGTGGAATGCTTGAATATGCTTGAGCACTTACATGTCCGGCTGGCGTATTGAAGGCTGAGTGCAGAAGTCCATTTCTTACGCATTTAACCAGATGCGGAAAGTCAGAGACGAAATGAAGAAACCCCTTTCCATCAACGGGATGTTGTGCTTTGCATTTTGTGCTCGATGCAGTTGCCTGAATGCCCATTACTGTCCACATCTTGCGATTTTAAGTTGCTCCATCAGAGGCAATGACGTCAACAAACAGGCCAGCATTTTCTGCCAGTATTACTGCTTCCAGCATGACTTTTGTCAAAAGATCTCCTTTCGTGTTTCCCCGAGTAGCAAAACATGCAAGTATATGTGTCCACTTGCCAGCAAATGGCACAAACATTATAACCGTCTCGTGGTCAGCAACATTGTGCATTTCACTTCTTGGGGTAAACTTTGACCTGTCCACAAAGCCTTGAATATGTCCTGAAGAGGAGACGCAAAGATTTTCTGATAATTTCATTTCGTCCACAATGAGTCCACCATGTCTCTTGAAGATATCCATGGTGGAAGTCTTTTGCTTCAGAATGTTCAGGACATTTTCGTTAAAGCCAAATCCTGTCCTGTATGACTTGAGATACCTCTGCAATGTCACTTTGCTTGGTAAAGTGAGGATGTTTTGCCTGCGCATGTGCTCATAGAGCCGCGGGCTTTTCATTTGCATAATAATGCATTGTAGGATCCACGCTTTTGAGTACATCATCCCtctcctgctttttcttttcgatgCTTTAAACATGTGCagagctgcttcttgctgctttgtGGTTAGCGATTCAATTCTACGCTGGAATGTCGCTTCGCTTGTTTTGgagttttcttctttcattgcagTTATCTTACTTGCAAGGTTCCTCAAACGTAGACTGAGCCGTTTTGTTTTCTGACTGGTAATTCTCAGTCGCTGGGACAAATTCCTTTTCACGGTCTTGGTATTTAACTTTGACTTTCTGGTGACAAGTGCTTTTCTTAGGTATCTGCAGCTAACACAGATCCCGCctgcaaaacaaaagcaaaatacaCAAAGTTGGTTGCTGATCCATGTACTAAATATGAAAACAGGGCCGGTATATATAACGAATCTTTCCAGATTTCATTCCAGTTTTGAATTGCCCTCCCCTCACCATTGCTTGAAGCGGCGTTATTGAGCCAATAACGAAATGCGGATGCGGGGCATCGCTTCAGCCAGTGGCGAATGGCGGGAAATTAAAAAATGGAATGAAATTCTTTAAATAATACGCCGACATAGCACGTCTTCGATCTGCTCAAAAAAATAACTGAAACGTGCGCTTTATGATAAAAGAAGCACTTACCTTCAGCTGTGACTACACCAAGGCAGAACTTGCTAAAGATTTTGCTGTTGAGAAGATTCAGCGTGTTTTTCATCTTGAAGGTCAGCATCTCATTCAGTTCGTGATACGTCTCTGCACTCATAGCACCTGCGCAAATCCGTGCACAGTCAGCTTTTTTTAGAATATCTCCTGCCTCATAAAGGTAGGTAATTCCTCtgcattccttttcttttccattgaaatAGCATTTGGCCACAATTCCACTTGCCCCATCCGAGCTGAACCACACCAATTTTTCATGGAATACAGTAAACGGTGTCTTGCTGGCGTGTGTTGTTGCATATAGCAGAGTATCAAGATCCGCTGTGTTCAGCCTCGTGCACAACTTCGGTACTGTTACATTCTCAGCGATGAAATGAAGATCGCCTGATTGCACGACTTGCTCAGCTTGTTTGAAGTCACCGATCGAGTTGGAGCTCCTGTCCGAGTTTTCGTTTTCGTGCTCATCACAACGAGACAGCCGAGATTTCTTTCTGGGTCCTGGTGCAGCGACCTCGGGGCGCTTTCTTTCTGCCCTCGGTTTAGAAGAAGGCTTCGAGAGGTACTTAGACAGACCTGGTAGCAGTGTCGGCACCGCATCTGGAGCTAGGGCAGGCTTGCCTCGAGGAAGCCGGATTTCTTTGCCGTCAATCACATGTATGTAATCCCGAAGGAAGAAATGCTCTTCAAAGTGTCTCGCAGATCGCAGACGTTTCAGCAAGAGGCTTGTAGTCGCGCTTCAAATTTCTCTCCCAAACCTTTCGACGTTCCGCATCTTTGGGTGCTGCAAATACAGAAAGCTTCCGTCCGTTTTCCACTCGATGCCTGGGATATCCAGTTTTGCAAGCCGGTGCAAAACAGCGAGTATCtgcttttttcccttttttacATCGCAGAAAACGCAAAACCGAAGCACTACAACCGAAGCACGTGCACGAAGAGCAACCAACGCTACCTCCAAAGTACGTCACTCTGCCTTATGTTCGAGATGCCAGCGAAACCACCACCCGAATCCTGAGAAaaggggtctccaggttgcgcacaagcccacaaacactgttgcgctttgcctacatgttcccaaagaccggtcaCGAGGGAAAGAGCCTTGCGGCGACTGCGACGTAAGCTACATCgtcgaaaaaaaactgaaaaaaagaattcggcaacaaaaaaacgacgtccgcaacatcgcaagagagcgcagtccTGTATACCCGGACATTCCGAAGACTcaaaccacagaatcaacttcgacgaaacctcGTACGTGCGTGCCATcttctgaaccaaaaaaaaattctcaaaaaCGGCTATTCCCAGAATCCTGGCACATTCCTGGGACATCGAGCGCACAAAAGGAAGCCTGCCCGCAGTATATGTGCAGGGAGCTTAATTCGCTCTGCAGTTCAAAGGAGACAAGTCGCCATTGACAGCCATTGACCGCGTCAATCCGACAACGTACCATTGTTCTGCACACCGTAATGTGAATCGCAGCCATAAcccccaccc
This region includes:
- the LOC144112408 gene encoding uncharacterized protein LOC144112408, with the translated sequence MMYSKAWILQCIIMQMKSPRLYEHMRRQNILTLPSKVTLQRYLKSYRTGFGFNENVLNILKQKTSTMDIFKRHGGLIVDEMKLSENLCVSSSGHIQGFVDRSKFTPRSEMHNVADHETVIMFVPFAGKWTHILACFATRGNTKGDLLTKVMLEAVILAENAGLFVDVIASDGAT